TCGTCGAGGTCGAAATTGGATACGCCCCAGCGGCCGATCTTGCCTTCTTCGCGCAGGCGTTCGAAGGCCTCGACGGTTTCTTCCAGAGGGTATTGGCCGCGCCAGTGCAGCAGGTACAGGTCGATGTAGTCGGTGTTCATCCGCCGCAGACTGCGCTCGATTGCTTGAGGAATGCCCTTGCGACTGGCGTTGTGCGGGTAGACCTTGCTCACCAGAAACACCTGATCACGGCGGCCGGCGATGGCTTCGCCGACCACTTCCTCGGCGCCGCCCTCGGCGTACATTTCGGCGGTGTCGATCAGCGTCATGCCAAGGTCGATGCCTTGGCGCAGGGCCGCGACTTCGAATTTGTGCGCCGAGCGATCCTCACCCATCCGCCAAGTGCCCTGGCCGATCACAGGAACCGCAACGCCGGCCAGTTCGAGAGTACGCATGCAAAACCTCCTTCGCTAAACACAATCGATACAACAATGGGCAGCAGAAAGACGCATGGGTTCCCGTGGGATGGTGGGGATGCCTGGATTTCGGATTCACCCCGGACCCTGTAGGAGCTGAGCTTGCTCGCGAAAGCGGTGGGTCAGGTGATTACATGTGGGCTGATCCACCGCCATCGCGAGCAAGCTCGCTCCCACAGGGGGATTTGTGGGGTTGTTTGGATTCCGGGTTCACCCCCGGAACCTGTAGGAGCTGAGCTTGCTCGCGAAAGCGGTGGGTCAGGTAATCGAGTGTTGCCTGGTAGATCGCTATCGCGAGCAGGCTCACTCCTACAGGGGATTTGTGGGGTTGTTTGGATTATGGGTTCACCCCCGGACCCTGTAGGAGCTGAGCTTGCTCGCGAAGGCGGTGGGTCAGGTGATTACATGTTGGCTGATCCACCGCTATCGCGAGCAGGCTCACTCCTACAGGGGATTTGTGGGGTTGGTTGGATTATGGAGTCACCCCCGGAACCTGTAGGAGCTGAGCTTGCTCGCGAAGGCGGTGGGTCAGGTAATCGAGTGTTACCTGGTAGACCGCCATCGCGAGCAAGCTCGGCTCCTACAGGGTTTTGTGGCGTGGTTGGGTTTCGGGCGGCTTACTCGGTGGTGAATTTGAACACGGTGTTTTGGCTGTAGGTTTTGCCTGGGTCGAGGCGGGTGCTTGGGAAGTTTGGCTGGTTGGGCGAGTCCGGGTAGTGCTGGGTTTCGAGGGTGAACGCGCCCCAATGCGAATAAACCTTGCCGCCCTTGCCCTTGACGGTGCCGTCGAGGAAGTTGCTGGTGTAGAACTGCACGCCGGGTTCGCTGGTGTAGAGCTGCAGGCGCCGGCCGGATTGCGGATCGCTGACGTCGGCGGCCAGTTTGCTCACGTCGCCCTTGGCGTCCAGCGCCCAGTTGAAATCGAAGCCGCCCTGTTTCGGTTCGGCGAATTTCAGTTGTGGGTGATCAGCCTTGATGTTCTGCCCGATGGCCGTCGGTTTGCTGAAATCCATCGGCGTGCCGGCCACTGGCGCCAGTTCGCCGGTCGGGATCAGCGTGCCATTGATCGGCGTGTAATGGCTCGCGTGCAAGGTCGCCAGTTGCTGCAATACATCGCCATTACCCGCGCCAGCGAGGTTGAAATAGCTGTGATTGGTCAGGTTCAGCACCGTCGGTTTGTCGGTGCTGGCCTTGTACTCGATGCGCAGCTCATTGTTCTCGGTGAGGCTGTAAGTGACCTCGGTTTTCAGGTTGCCGGGAAAACCCATCTCACCGTCTTTCGACAGGTACGTCAGAGTCACGCTCGCCGCATCCTTGCCTTTGCCTGGCTCGGCTTTCCACACGTGTTTGTCGAAACCCTGACTGCCGCCGTGCAGCGAGTTGGGGCCGTCGTTTTTCGGCACCTGATAACGTTTGCCGTCCAGCTCGAACGCACCGCCGGCCAGGCGATTGCCGAAGCGGCCGATGGTCGCGCCGAAGTACGCGGTGCCCGCCTGGTAACCCTGAACATCATCAAAACCGAGGACGATGTCATCGACCTTGCCATTCTTGTCCGGCACTTGCAGCGACTGCAACGTCGCGCCGTAAGTGATCACCGTGGCTTGCATGCCGTGGCTGTTGCGCAGGATGTATTGCTCGACGGGCGTGCCGTCTTTGGTTTTGCCGAAAGCCTTATGCTCGCTGGACAGGCCGGCGGCGTGGGCGGGGAGGGTAGCGATCATCAGGGACAGTCCGAGGGCGGAGAGCAGGTAGCGGGATTGAAGCATGGTTGACCTTCCATTTTTTGTTGTTGTGATAGTAGTCATACTAAATAACGCTGGAAGGACAATTTATAGCTGATAAACCGCGTTATTCAATAAAAAGTCATACTAAATGAGTGAAGCAAAACTGCCGGTGATCGGTAGACCCGCGCCAGCACTGCACTTTTTGCCAATGCGCGGCTCTATGCATGGCCAGGCTGCGGCGACCCCCGCCGCGCAAAGACGTGTCAGCCCAACATCCCATGGTTCGAGTTTTATCCCTCATGACTAGCCCAATGCGCGTTTTGGCCTGCCTGGCGTTGCTGTTCGCCAGTGGTTGCAGCCAGCAGCAGGGCAGCGACATCGTCAGCCAGTTTCGCCAGGGCAAACCTCAGGAATTCCTCCAGACCAGCGTCGATCGCATGGCCACGCTGGCGATGCACGACAACCTCGAAAGCCTCTATTTGCTGATGAGCAAGCTGTACCTGCGCAACCCGCAAGAACTGAAAAAATCCGGTTTCCTCGACGCGCAATCCGCTGAAAAACAAGTGCGCGAAGCCATCGAAATGCAGCAGCCATTACCGACCTTGGGCGGCAAGAAAGACCTGGCGGCATTGAGTTTCGCGATGAGCCCGGAGTTTCTCGGCGATCGAGTCGGCGCGTTCATTTATGCGATCGGCAGCATGCTGGTGACCGCGCACGGCAATCGGCTGGAGTTTTACATGACCGATGCGATCAACCCGGTGTTCGTCAGCAACGCCGCGCGCAACATCGAGAAAGCCACGTGGATTCTCAGCCAGCGGCAAAACAAGAATGGCGAACCGTTGCTGTTTTCCAACGAGATTTCGGAGGAGGGCAGCAACCTCAGTTTTGCCGTGGAATTCGGCAAGATCGTCGCGCGCCTGGATTTGCTGACGCAGATGCTCGATGAGCGCTATCGGCGCATTGGCCTGAATTACGCGCAGAGCCTGTTGTTCCTCAACTTCCTGCCCGTCCAATAACCCGCTGACCGGCCCTGTAGGAGCAAAGCTTGCTCGCGAAGAGGTCATCATCGTCGCCATTGATGATGAAGGTTAGTCCGCCTTCGCGAGCAAGCTCTGCTCCTACAGAGTGATGCGAGCTTGCGGCATAACGATAGACCGTATCGATATAAGTGGTTATAAGAAAAATCGCTATGCTGCGGGCCAGTTTTTTCATGCGATTGCTGCGGGCGTGTTAATGGATTTCGGGAATTTCGGTTTAGTCGTCGCAGGACTGGTGGTGGGTTTTATCGTCGGCATGACCGGCGTCGGCGGTGGCTCGCTGATGACGCCGATCCTGTTGTGGTTTGGCGTCAACCCGGCCACCGCAGTCGGCACCGACCTGTTGTACGCGGCCATTACCAAATCCAGCGGCGTGCTGGTGCACCGCAAAAACAAGAACATCGATTGGGCGATCACCGGTTGGCTGACCCTCGGCAGCGTGCCGGCGGTGGCGATGACGTTGTGGTTTCTCAGCAGCCTGCACACCGCGCCCGACGCGATGAACGCGATCATCAAGCAAGCCCTGGGTTTCGTGCTGTTTGCCACGGCGATGGCGATTTTCTTCAAGAAACGCCTGCTCGCTTTCGCCCATCGACGCGCCGGCGGCAACTACAACCCCAGCGGCACCCGCCTGAATGTGATGACGGTGATCACCGGGCTGATCCTCGGCACCATGGTCGCGCTGACGTCGATTGGTGCCGGCGCCCTCGGCACTGTTGCGCTGTTTATCCTCTATCCGCTGCTGCCCACGCGGCGCCTGGTCGGCACCGAAATCGCCCACGCCGTGCCGCTGACCCTGGTCGCCGGACTCGGCCACGCGAGCATGGGCAACATGGATTGGCAGGTGCTGGGTTTCCTCTTGATCGGCTCGTTGCCCGGCATCTGGCTCGGCAGCCACCTCACCGGGCGAATCTCCGACGAAGTGCTGCGCCCGTGCCTGGCGACGATGCTGCTGCTGATCGGCTACAAACTGGCGTTCTGATCCCGCCGCTATCGAACAGACCCCGCACCTGTAGGAGTGAGCCTGCTCGCGATAGCGCACTAGCCTTCAATCACCGGTTTGACCGATACACCCTCATCGCCAGCAAGCTCATTCCCACAGCAATTTGCGCCACGCACAAACAAACCACTGCTCCCGCCCCATTAGGTGCTACGGTGCCAAGCCACCCTTCATCCATTCGCGGATGACCTGTCGGCATTCCCCCGTGATCCACAAGGATGAGGTGACACGTGCACGCTTTAATCGACGTCATTGAACGTCTCCGTTCCCCAGCCGGACACTGCCACGACGCCCTGTCGTGAACGTCCCGCCGAAGAGTTTGCCGCTGATTCTCAATGAGCTGCGCATCGCTACCACCCAGCAGCATCAGTTGCTGGAGAAACGCATCCCTTTTTTCACCGCCGACCAAGCGCTTTACACCCGATTGATCAAAGCCTATTACGGTTTTTATCGGCCGCTGGAGCATTTGCTGGCCCGGCAGGCAATGAACATTTCCGGCCTGGACTGGCTGATCCGCAGCAAAACCCCATCCCTTGAAGCAGACCTGTTTGCCCTCGGCCTCGGCACAGACGCCGTCGAGGCGATTGCCCCGTGCCGGTTTGCCTTCCAGATCTGCAGCGCCGCCGACGTGCTCGGCGTGTTATACGTGCTCGAAGGCGCGACACTCGGCAGCCAGTCGATGCGCAACGGTCTGTACTCGCGCCTGGGCATCGACGAACACAGCGGCGGGCGGTTTTTCGGGGTATACGGCACCTCGACGCTGGTGATGTGGCGCGGATTTCTCGCGTGCTTGTACGAAGTGCGCGACCCCGCCGAGCGAGCGCGAACGGTGGTCGCGGCCGAGGCGACCTTCAAGGCGTTCGAGCAGTGGCTGGAGCAGTGCGGGGTATTGCAATGATCCGCCGGACGCAGCCTCGCGGTGCTCGGCAGCTGCTGCAGGGGGGCGGTTGGGGGCGCTGGTGAATGTGCGGCGTCGTGCGGTTGCGCAATGTCGGCCCTGACCTAAGCTTTGGCCTAGGCGAAACATTTTTGCGGGCCGTCACCCGGAACGATCGCCGCGATGCGCAATCAGTAGAGCGTGGATATCAAAAGGAGACGCGCATGCTCATCAGGTCATTGACCCTGACAACCTTGCTGGCGCTTGCTGGCCCCTTGCTCGCCGCCGATGGCGATTCCCCGTTGGACATCGATAAGGGCAGGGCCCGGCCGCTGATCGTGATCACGTCCAGCACCATCGACCCGGTCTGGCTCGGTTTGAAAAAATCGCTGGACGATCCGGCCAACAAAGAAGCCCTGGCCCAGCGCAACATCCGGGTCTACAGCGTGCTGAACATGTCCGGCCAACTCGACGGCAAGGACATGGGCCAGCAGGACACCATGGCGCTGATTCGTTCGCTGAAACTGGGTGCCGGCGCGTTGCCGAAAGTCATTCTGGTGGGCAAGGATGGCGAGAAGAAACTCGAAAGCTCGGGGGATGAATCGAAAACCGTCGACCTGAAGAAAATCTTCGAAACCATCGACGCGATGCCGATGGCTGAAAAAGAAGCGGCCGCCGCTGCCGCCGCCACGCCACCAGCAGCAGCAGCCGAACCGGCAGCGGCAAAAGGCACCAAGGGTACCAAACCGACAAAACCGGCCAAGCCTACCAAGCCACCAGAAATGCCGGATGACTGATTAACATCCTCTGCCCCCCCCTGTAGGAGCGAGGCTTGCCCGCGAAAGCGCTGGACCCGCCAGAAAAGATACTGGCTGATCGAACGCTTTCGCGGGCAAGCCTTGCTCCTACAGGGTTTGTGTTGGGCACATCACCCCAGACAACCGCGCAGTTGTGGGAGCAGAGCTTGCTCGCGATGGCGGTCGGTCAGGCGATTTTTGATTACCTGATACACCGCTTTCGCGGGCAAGCCTCGCTCCTACAGGGTTTGGGCTGGGCATATAACCGCAGACAACCGCGCAGTTGTGGGAGCAGAGCTTGCTCGCGATGGCGGTCGGTCAGGCGATTTTTGATGAC
The window above is part of the Pseudomonas prosekii genome. Proteins encoded here:
- a CDS encoding aldo/keto reductase, yielding MRTLELAGVAVPVIGQGTWRMGEDRSAHKFEVAALRQGIDLGMTLIDTAEMYAEGGAEEVVGEAIAGRRDQVFLVSKVYPHNASRKGIPQAIERSLRRMNTDYIDLYLLHWRGQYPLEETVEAFERLREEGKIGRWGVSNFDLDDMHELASVSPANACATNQVLYNLEERGIEFDLLPWSQQQRLPVMAYCPIGQGGHMLGNPALAQVAARHAASPAQVALAWLLRQDNVIAIPKAVRPEHVTLNAQAAQLKLDAADLTALDQAFRAPQRKQRLAMV
- a CDS encoding aldose epimerase family protein, coding for MLQSRYLLSALGLSLMIATLPAHAAGLSSEHKAFGKTKDGTPVEQYILRNSHGMQATVITYGATLQSLQVPDKNGKVDDIVLGFDDVQGYQAGTAYFGATIGRFGNRLAGGAFELDGKRYQVPKNDGPNSLHGGSQGFDKHVWKAEPGKGKDAASVTLTYLSKDGEMGFPGNLKTEVTYSLTENNELRIEYKASTDKPTVLNLTNHSYFNLAGAGNGDVLQQLATLHASHYTPINGTLIPTGELAPVAGTPMDFSKPTAIGQNIKADHPQLKFAEPKQGGFDFNWALDAKGDVSKLAADVSDPQSGRRLQLYTSEPGVQFYTSNFLDGTVKGKGGKVYSHWGAFTLETQHYPDSPNQPNFPSTRLDPGKTYSQNTVFKFTTE
- a CDS encoding sulfite exporter TauE/SafE family protein — protein: MDFGNFGLVVAGLVVGFIVGMTGVGGGSLMTPILLWFGVNPATAVGTDLLYAAITKSSGVLVHRKNKNIDWAITGWLTLGSVPAVAMTLWFLSSLHTAPDAMNAIIKQALGFVLFATAMAIFFKKRLLAFAHRRAGGNYNPSGTRLNVMTVITGLILGTMVALTSIGAGALGTVALFILYPLLPTRRLVGTEIAHAVPLTLVAGLGHASMGNMDWQVLGFLLIGSLPGIWLGSHLTGRISDEVLRPCLATMLLLIGYKLAF
- a CDS encoding biliverdin-producing heme oxygenase, producing MNVPPKSLPLILNELRIATTQQHQLLEKRIPFFTADQALYTRLIKAYYGFYRPLEHLLARQAMNISGLDWLIRSKTPSLEADLFALGLGTDAVEAIAPCRFAFQICSAADVLGVLYVLEGATLGSQSMRNGLYSRLGIDEHSGGRFFGVYGTSTLVMWRGFLACLYEVRDPAERARTVVAAEATFKAFEQWLEQCGVLQ
- a CDS encoding DUF4174 domain-containing protein, whose product is MLIRSLTLTTLLALAGPLLAADGDSPLDIDKGRARPLIVITSSTIDPVWLGLKKSLDDPANKEALAQRNIRVYSVLNMSGQLDGKDMGQQDTMALIRSLKLGAGALPKVILVGKDGEKKLESSGDESKTVDLKKIFETIDAMPMAEKEAAAAAAATPPAAAAEPAAAKGTKGTKPTKPAKPTKPPEMPDD